AAGAAATTTAAGAATTTTTTGATTATTCTTCGTAATTTATTATACTTTGCTTGTATGCGTATTTTGAGGAGCTATGGCGCGATCGCTTACTTACCACGGTTCCAGAGGTTGTGGTGATGCGGGTGGCGTTGAAGGGGATTGAGTTGGAGGCTTGGATTGAGGTAGCAAAAAATACAAATAGAAAATGCCAGCCACAAGTGTCACTCCTGCTACTCCTAACACAAAGCCTGCACTAGACAATAACCATAAGTTTCTTCTAGTTCTTTGTGGTTCGCGACTATTTTGCTCAACGGAAGGGTTTTGCACCTGAGTTTGGCTCAACTGTTGCGCTCGTCTTGAGTCGGTTGGATTCGAGTCGGTTGGATTCGAGTTTATGGCATCGGTGCGATGAGCTGGCGGCGTATACTGCTTGGGTTGATGTTGGTGCAGATCGAATATGCGCGTTTGAGGAGTCTGAGTTCGATTGGACGAGGGGGAAGTTACTGACGGCGGTGTAGGCTTTCTCTCATCTGTAGCTGAGTTTGCCGAATTTGGGGCGATCGCCTCCTTGGTGGGTTGAGAATGGATAAAACCAGCAGTATGCCCCAAAGAAGTTGGTAGCACGGATTGTAGTGCCGCACTCAATTCCATCACTGAGCCAAAGCGTTGCTCTGGTTGCTTGTTTAAACAGCGCATGACAATTGCTTCTAGCTCGACCGACAAGTGTGCGCATTGAGGTTGCGATCGCAATGATTGAGGCATTTGGGAAGTGTGGGCAATTCCCCATGACACGCCACTCGTTTTGCGGGCTTCAGTTCCGAAGCCAAATGGATCGGAACCACTCAGCATCTCGTAGAGAATCATCCCCAAACTGTAAATATCTGCCCGTCCGTCGATGTTTTTCTCTATTTGTAACTGTTCTGGTGCAGCGTAGCGGAACGTGCCTAAGAACGTACTAGTCAGGTTAGTTAACTCTAGTGCTTCATCGCGAATTTTAGCAATCCCGAAATCGAGAATTTTAACTAACTCCCCTAAAGCGGTTGGGATCAGAAAAATATTATCGGGTTTGAGGTCGCGGTGAACGATTTGGATCGGATCGCTCGTGGTGACAACTCCCTCACGCCGAATCCTAACACCTTGGTGAGCGAGTTGCAGTCCCGCACAGACTTGACAGGCAATTTCAATCGTTCGTTCTACAGGCAATCGTGTCTCTCGTCGTAGGAGTTGCCCTAGTGTTTCGCCAACGAGATATTCCATCACGTAGAAAGGGTATCCCTCTTCCGTCACGCCGTAGTCACTAATATCGACAATATGGTCGCTTTTGAGGGCAGCACAAAGCATCGCCTCGCGCTCAAAACGTTTATGCAATGGAATCGAGACAGCGAGCGTGTCTCTCAGTAATTTCAGCGCTACCTCCTGTCCCAGCCGCGTATCCATAGCTAGATAAACGTTACCCATACCACCCGCACCGATGCGCTGTTCTAGATAATAGCGTCGGCAATCGCCAATAAAACGACCGATCCAGGGATCTGAGCTTGAAGTGTTCATCAAGAAGGTGGTGCGTGGTGCGTGGAGAATTCGGAATGCAAAATTCGGAATTCGGAATTAGTTTTGAATGCGTGAATGCGTGAATTGGAAGTTGCTCCGCGA
This window of the Chroococcidiopsis thermalis PCC 7203 genome carries:
- a CDS encoding serine/threonine-protein kinase, with protein sequence MNTSSSDPWIGRFIGDCRRYYLEQRIGAGGMGNVYLAMDTRLGQEVALKLLRDTLAVSIPLHKRFEREAMLCAALKSDHIVDISDYGVTEEGYPFYVMEYLVGETLGQLLRRETRLPVERTIEIACQVCAGLQLAHQGVRIRREGVVTTSDPIQIVHRDLKPDNIFLIPTALGELVKILDFGIAKIRDEALELTNLTSTFLGTFRYAAPEQLQIEKNIDGRADIYSLGMILYEMLSGSDPFGFGTEARKTSGVSWGIAHTSQMPQSLRSQPQCAHLSVELEAIVMRCLNKQPEQRFGSVMELSAALQSVLPTSLGHTAGFIHSQPTKEAIAPNSANSATDERKPTPPSVTSPSSNRTQTPQTRIFDLHQHQPKQYTPPAHRTDAINSNPTDSNPTDSRRAQQLSQTQVQNPSVEQNSREPQRTRRNLWLLSSAGFVLGVAGVTLVAGIFYLYFLLPQSKPPTQSPSTPPASPQPLEPW